The Borrelia duttonii Ly genomic sequence ATTTTGATTTTAAATATACAGCGATTATTGTTGTGTTGTATGAATTACTTTGATTATTATATAGTTAGCAACTACAAAATCGTAGTTGCTAAATGTTTACTTATTTTTGATTAACAATTTATTTTGTTACTAATTTTTAGTCTGTCCACAGTGCCAATGAATCTTTATATGTATCACTTTCTTTATTTTGAAGTTCTTCTTTCATTTTTTTCAATATTGTTTCATTGCTAGTGTCGTTATTTATATAGTATATGTCAACTGTGTTTAATCTAATAGAATGAAAAAATTCTCTTACACGATTATATTTTTTATTTTTTGGACCACCATATAAATTAGGGTCGTATTGGTGTTTTTTTTTATATTCATTATCTTGAATATCATAAAAAGCACCCTGTATATATCGTTTCATATCTGGATGCTGCTTACTTGCAAGTTTTTCTCTTTTTTGTTCTAAAAAATTATATACATTCTTAAAAGCGTCACTTAACTCTCTTTGTTTTTCTATATTTGAGTCATCTGAAATCCATTTAATAAATCTTTTGTATGTTTTTATAATACCTGCAGACAGCTCGCTTAGGGGTTCTGAGGGATTTGTTTTTCTACGTTTTAAAGTTTGTTCATGAGCTTCTATTTCCGTATTCATTGCATATTGTAGTGATTCAAATCTATTTTTTTCTTCAGTAGTTAAAGTGTTTTGTGAATCATGTTGATCTATAGATCTAGTAACTCGGGAAGTTTCGCCCTTTACTTTAACTGGGTTTTTATTTGAATTGCAACCATACAAAAATAATATAATGCAAAGTATTAATATACCTTTATTTTTATTCATAAAATATTCTCCTCGTTCTACGGATTATACATTATATTTTTATTTGAGTATATGTTTATAGTCTTTTTTTATTTGATTTTGTAAAATTATTATTTTGTTATAGAGTTTATGTTAAGCTGAATTGATTTTTGTTAATTTAGAAGGTTGAAGAGATATGAATAAAGTAAAGAAATCATTTGATGATTATATTGTGTATTTTAATGGAGGAAAGCTTAGTGATGCACAAATTAGTAAAGAGATGGGTGTAAATCGTGCTAATGTATGTAAAATGAGGCGTAGATGGGAGTCTAGAGAAAGCAATAATTTAGAAGAACATCCAAAAGTAACAATTAGTGAAGAAACTCTAAATAATGTGTTAATTTGTGCATCAGAGCATAATGCACAATCAGGTAGTATTAGAAGCCAGCTTCATATGTCTAGAAATAGATTGGGATTAGAATTTATTGCTTCATTTAATAGTTATTTAGATTTGGAATTTAAATCATACAATAACGAAATAAAGGTATTAGAGAGCAAAATTGAAAGACTGAAAGGAGGAATTAATAATGAAGACGATCAAGATCTTAATAATAAGCTATGTGAACTTGACGAAGTTAAACGAGCAAAAGAACTTAAAAAAATGGAGTTGTATTATCAAGCTATGCTTAAATTAAAAGCAACTGATTTTGAATCACAAGTTAAATTTAAAATTTAAAGGATTATTTTATGAATATATATGATCTACCTCTTTTTAAGTCTATGCAAAGGGAATATAAGCGTAAATTTGGGATTGATATTGCGTCTTTTATTAAACCAAAACCAGTAGTTGTTGATTTTAAAAGTTTTGAAAATAAGTTGTTGACTAAAAAACAACGTAAAGTGTTACGTGATATTGAAAAGAATAATCAAAACGAAGTTATTTTATCAGGTGGGATTGCAGGTGGTAAAACATTTTTGGCTTGTTATTTATTCTTAAAAACTTTACTTAAAAAATAGGCATTTTTATGGTAAATATATCAATAATTTTATATTAGGCAACTCACAGAAAGCATTAGAAATTAATGTTACAGGTCAATTTGAAAAGCTTACTAATATGCTTAAAATACCTTTTGTTCCCAAATATTCAAATACGTCATATTTTGAAATCGATTCTTTAAGAATTAATTTATATGGTAGTGATAAAGTAAGGTTATATATAATTTTATAACATATGATAATGAGACAATTTCAAAGGAATTTATAAAGACCCAAGAAGAAATTTATAAAGACTTTCCAACATATAAAGCCAGTGTACTACTAGGAGAATGGGTTGCAAATAATGATGCTATATTTAGCAATATTAATCTTATTAAAGACTATGAATTTAAAAGTCCTATAGCTTATTTAGATCCTGCATATAGTAGTGGTGGATATAATACTGCTCTTTGTGTTTTAGAGAAGGTGTCGGATAAGTATTATGCATTTATATTTCAAGATCAAAAACCAGCTGTTGGTCCATATGTTATGAATACAATAAAGGTAATAATGGGGAATTTAATGTTAATACTCTTTATATTGAAGATAGAGATGATATTAAAGGATTTGGGGCTTTGACACGTGAATATGTTAGACTTCGAGACAATATGGAAAATTACTTTAGAATTGCACCAACAAGACCCAAAACAAATAAACACGCAAGGATTGTTTCTTTATTAACACCATTTACTTATAACAAGATGCATTTATTAGATTATAGTAGTCGTTCTGTATTTCGTGATATTTATTCATATAATGGAGATGGTAAAAGTCATGATGATGCTCTTGATGCATTATCAGCTTCATATTTAATTATGTCTTTAAATTATCGTGATAGAAGTCGACATTTTACTAAATTTACTTTCATTTAGCTTATAAATTATTGTATAATAATTATATAAGGAGATTCTTTATGGAGTATATGCAAATGGAACCTGTAATTACTAGGCAGATGGTATTAAATGAGCTTGTAAAAGCAGGTATTAATAGAGAGATTGCAGACGATTTATCTTATAGATATTATAAAAATGAGCTTACTACTAAAGATCTTCAATATTTAGAAAGTAATTTTAACCTTAAACTGGAAATATTAGAGCGTGGTTTAAAGGCTGAGATTAGAGAACTTGATACTAAGATTGATACCGTAGAGAATAATTTAAATATTAAGATAGATACTAAATTTACAGAACTTGATAACAAAATAGATATTATTGAAAATAACTTAAAATCAGATATTAAAGAACTTGATAACAAAATCGACAAAGTAAGGGACGAATTAAAGTCAGATA encodes the following:
- a CDS encoding Mlp family lipoprotein; amino-acid sequence: MNKNKGILILCIILFLYGCNSNKNPVKVKGETSRVTRSIDQHDSQNTLTTEEKNRFESLQYAMNTEIEAHEQTLKRRKTNPSEPLSELSAGIIKTYKRFIKWISDDSNIEKQRELSDAFKNVYNFLEQKREKLASKQHPDMKRYIQGAFYDIQDNEYKKKHQYDPNLYGGPKNKKYNRVREFFHSIRLNTVDIYYINNDTSNETILKKMKEELQNKESDTYKDSLALWTD
- a CDS encoding DUF603 domain-containing protein, which produces MNKVKKSFDDYIVYFNGGKLSDAQISKEMGVNRANVCKMRRRWESRESNNLEEHPKVTISEETLNNVLICASEHNAQSGSIRSQLHMSRNRLGLEFIASFNSYLDLEFKSYNNEIKVLESKIERLKGGINNEDDQDLNNKLCELDEVKRAKELKKMELYYQAMLKLKATDFESQVKFKI
- the bdr gene encoding Bdr family repetitive protein, whose amino-acid sequence is MEYMQMEPVITRQMVLNELVKAGINREIADDLSYRYYKNELTTKDLQYLESNFNLKLEILERGLKAEIRELDTKIDTVENNLNIKIDTKFTELDNKIDIIENNLKSDIKELDNKIDKVRDELKSDISLVRKDMEVNKMELDTKIDKFASDVKGTFKLHAWMFGTIITINVGIFLALISMLYALFIK